Proteins encoded by one window of Dietzia sp. B32:
- a CDS encoding CPBP family intramembrane glutamic endopeptidase, producing the protein MSGSPGEQVGVSGSTPPASGAGRLLRTLSPGEAFTRYTARFDPVTDPRVRRLLTAELVVVLAVTFGLSGAYAVLDLVSALLAPADLAEQTAALNVSRSEHSWLDLSYQALGVLRLLAWALLPLVLLAHSGIRARAIGLTRARPGRQVAWGLALTAVIGIPGLALYVGAVTAGVNLQVSASGLGETWWRPVVLVLSAAGNGAAEEILVVGYLLVRLRQLGVPPVLALAASALLRGSYHLYQGFGGGLGNLAMGVVFALWWMRTRRLWPLVLAHTLLDVVAFLGYALLAPHVSWL; encoded by the coding sequence ATGTCCGGCTCGCCCGGTGAGCAGGTCGGGGTGAGCGGGTCGACGCCGCCCGCATCCGGCGCGGGACGACTCCTTCGCACTCTCTCGCCGGGCGAGGCGTTCACCCGGTACACGGCTCGGTTCGACCCGGTCACCGACCCCCGTGTCCGCCGGCTCCTGACGGCCGAGCTCGTCGTCGTCCTGGCCGTCACCTTCGGATTGTCCGGCGCCTACGCCGTGCTCGACCTGGTCTCCGCGCTGCTCGCGCCCGCCGACCTCGCGGAGCAGACCGCCGCCCTCAACGTCTCGCGCTCCGAGCACTCCTGGCTCGACCTGTCCTACCAGGCACTAGGGGTACTGCGGCTGCTGGCGTGGGCGCTGCTCCCGCTGGTGCTGCTCGCGCACTCCGGGATCCGTGCGCGGGCGATCGGGCTGACCCGCGCGCGTCCGGGGCGGCAGGTGGCGTGGGGGCTGGCGTTGACCGCCGTCATCGGCATCCCCGGCCTGGCGCTGTACGTCGGCGCGGTCACCGCAGGGGTCAATCTGCAGGTGTCCGCGTCCGGCCTGGGTGAGACGTGGTGGCGGCCCGTCGTGCTGGTGCTCTCCGCTGCCGGGAACGGTGCCGCCGAGGAGATCCTCGTGGTGGGCTACCTGCTCGTCCGGCTGCGCCAACTGGGGGTGCCGCCCGTTCTGGCCCTGGCCGCGAGCGCGCTGCTGCGCGGGTCGTATCACCTCTACCAGGGGTTCGGCGGGGGGCTCGGCAATCTCGCGATGGGCGTGGTGTTCGCCCTCTGGTGGATGCGGACCCGTCGGTTGTGGCCCCTGGTGCTGGCGCACACGCTGCTCGACGTGGTCGCGTTCCTCGGCTACGCGCTGCTCGCCCCGCACGTGTCGTGGCTGTGA
- a CDS encoding alanine and proline-rich secreted protein Apa, translated as MGTDDSPVPEYAADYAPAPDDAPDASHLTPEEKRGPRTVHVALALLAGLLVIAVATNPASVLPRDSTLHGAYHVDRDSGLELQVPVGWRVSGDPDFGTVQMRPVGTGRALDTRILAGPLESGIAAAAVTDDQGAATALAETIQMYVLGVAGTRDEQRTVPVDNEAGTGAAISYVVVPDGSADQDSGGLVYTAVFGSEGRRWWVAYVTTSQQSAPGIRWMDRIVDHVRLAR; from the coding sequence ATGGGTACCGACGACTCCCCCGTGCCCGAGTACGCGGCCGACTACGCCCCCGCCCCGGACGACGCCCCGGACGCCTCCCACCTCACGCCCGAGGAGAAGCGCGGACCGCGGACCGTCCACGTGGCGCTGGCCCTGCTGGCCGGGTTGCTCGTGATCGCCGTGGCCACCAACCCCGCGTCGGTGCTGCCCAGGGACTCGACCCTGCACGGTGCGTACCACGTCGACCGGGACTCGGGGCTCGAGCTGCAGGTGCCGGTCGGATGGCGCGTGAGCGGCGACCCCGACTTCGGGACCGTGCAGATGCGACCTGTCGGCACCGGTCGGGCCCTGGACACCCGCATCCTCGCCGGGCCCCTGGAGTCCGGGATCGCCGCCGCGGCCGTCACCGACGACCAGGGGGCCGCCACCGCGCTCGCCGAGACCATCCAGATGTACGTGTTGGGCGTGGCCGGGACCCGTGACGAACAACGGACCGTTCCCGTGGACAACGAGGCGGGCACGGGCGCCGCGATCTCCTACGTGGTGGTCCCGGACGGGAGCGCCGACCAGGACTCCGGGGGGCTGGTCTACACCGCCGTCTTCGGTTCCGAGGGGCGCCGCTGGTGGGTGGCGTACGTGACCACCTCTCAGCAGTCCGCACCCGGCATCCGGTGGATGGACCGGATCGTCGATCATGTCCGGCTCGCCCGGTGA
- a CDS encoding ankyrin repeat domain-containing protein: MSGQNHDEPAGADGEVRSPRDGVDPEVLEFAQMLFQLARDGETERLAAYVDAGVSPDLTNERGDALLMLAAYNGHPDTVRALLARGAQVDRANDRGQTPLAGAVFKGYGEVVRALFEAGADPYGGTPTAVDTARMFEKDAFLELFGV, encoded by the coding sequence ATGAGCGGACAGAACCACGACGAGCCGGCCGGTGCGGACGGCGAGGTGCGCTCGCCGCGGGACGGGGTGGACCCGGAGGTCCTCGAGTTCGCGCAGATGCTGTTCCAGCTGGCGCGCGACGGCGAGACGGAGCGGCTCGCGGCGTATGTCGACGCCGGGGTGAGCCCGGACCTGACCAACGAGCGGGGCGACGCCCTGCTCATGCTCGCCGCCTACAACGGTCACCCGGACACCGTTCGCGCGTTGCTCGCACGCGGCGCCCAGGTGGACCGCGCCAACGACCGGGGCCAGACCCCGCTGGCGGGCGCGGTGTTCAAGGGATACGGCGAGGTCGTCCGCGCGCTCTTCGAGGCGGGTGCGGATCCCTACGGCGGGACGCCCACCGCGGTCGACACGGCGCGCATGTTCGAGAAGGACGCCTTCCTCGAACTGTTCGGCGTCTGA
- a CDS encoding septum formation family protein has protein sequence MTTPTRSSRRGRSLLRTRGAVMASLLAVLSGGAVTGALMASAINDPNSSRAERIAAVVPQVDPRTLSGPAYAEAAPGTCLTWSLDAADRVTSFDTVDCAEPHRFEVAARIDLSKVPGFGEGAPLPVSAELAPVGTERCLPLISGYAGGREVDPGGRFTGLVVPPSEEGWEKGDRSVLCGVAAAELDGRSALSTGTFAEADQHRRWEPGTCLGFTDAGLPGATTPCSEDHSIEIVADVDVTGTFPEGPVPPDPRQQSELTADACREAGVSYLGDSEALRRTTLISTLVNPISEVSWQTGSRTVNCGLMKAAEPGPFAVLRGSARQGVLIDGATPVAPTTTQIPPPGQPPGGVPGAPTDTGQGTVSVPVPGGTP, from the coding sequence ATGACCACTCCCACCCGATCGTCGCGCCGTGGTCGATCGCTGCTCCGCACACGGGGCGCGGTCATGGCCTCCCTCCTCGCCGTCCTGTCCGGCGGGGCGGTCACCGGTGCACTCATGGCGTCGGCGATCAACGATCCCAACTCGTCCCGCGCCGAGCGCATCGCGGCGGTCGTGCCCCAGGTCGACCCGCGAACCCTGTCCGGGCCCGCGTACGCCGAGGCCGCGCCGGGGACGTGCCTGACCTGGTCGCTCGACGCCGCGGACCGCGTGACCTCGTTCGACACGGTCGACTGCGCCGAGCCACACCGGTTCGAGGTGGCGGCCCGGATCGACCTGTCGAAGGTCCCCGGCTTCGGGGAGGGCGCGCCGCTGCCGGTCAGTGCCGAGCTGGCGCCGGTGGGGACCGAGCGCTGCCTCCCGCTGATCTCCGGGTACGCCGGCGGGCGCGAGGTCGACCCCGGCGGACGCTTCACCGGGCTGGTCGTGCCGCCGTCCGAGGAGGGTTGGGAGAAGGGCGACCGCAGCGTGCTCTGCGGTGTCGCCGCCGCCGAACTCGACGGCCGCTCCGCCCTGTCGACGGGAACGTTCGCCGAGGCCGACCAGCACCGCCGATGGGAGCCGGGCACCTGCCTGGGATTCACCGACGCGGGCCTGCCCGGCGCGACCACGCCCTGTTCCGAGGACCATTCGATCGAGATCGTCGCCGACGTGGACGTGACCGGTACGTTCCCGGAGGGGCCGGTCCCGCCGGATCCCCGCCAGCAGTCCGAGCTCACCGCGGACGCCTGTCGGGAGGCCGGTGTCTCCTACCTCGGTGACTCCGAGGCGCTCCGACGGACGACCCTCATCTCGACTCTGGTCAACCCGATCTCGGAGGTCTCGTGGCAGACGGGTAGCCGGACCGTCAACTGCGGGTTGATGAAGGCCGCGGAGCCCGGCCCGTTCGCCGTACTGCGGGGGTCGGCGCGGCAGGGCGTGCTGATCGACGGGGCCACCCCGGTCGCGCCCACCACCACCCAGATCCCACCGCCGGGTCAGCCGCCGGGGGGCGTCCCCGGAGCCCCGACCGACACGGGCCAGGGCACGGTGTCGGTGCCGGTGCCCGGCGGGACGCCGTGA
- a CDS encoding histidine phosphatase family protein encodes MSARLHLVRHGQTPSNVAGALDTALPGAPLTDLGRDQARLVGEELAGSGISPTVVLSSEAARARETAGLIAREMALPTQAVPGVHEVQAGDYEMRTGTEALLAYNRMVRDWLENGDLDSRLPGGESALDVQDRAMPLIAELRESYLDNAVDVVLVVHGTLMRMLAVFAGAVPSQWALDNRIPNCGVIELAPDGGGWSCERWGDHPGRPGY; translated from the coding sequence GTGAGCGCCCGCCTCCACCTGGTCCGCCACGGACAGACCCCCTCGAACGTCGCCGGTGCCCTCGACACCGCCCTGCCCGGGGCGCCGCTCACCGACCTCGGCCGAGACCAGGCCCGACTGGTGGGCGAGGAGCTCGCCGGATCGGGGATCAGTCCGACCGTCGTGCTCAGCTCCGAGGCCGCGCGGGCCCGTGAGACCGCCGGGCTCATCGCCCGGGAGATGGCGCTGCCCACCCAGGCCGTGCCCGGCGTCCACGAGGTGCAGGCCGGCGACTACGAGATGCGGACCGGGACCGAGGCGCTCCTGGCCTACAACCGGATGGTGCGCGACTGGCTGGAGAACGGCGACCTCGACTCCCGGCTCCCCGGCGGCGAGAGCGCCCTGGACGTGCAGGACCGCGCCATGCCGTTGATCGCCGAGCTGCGCGAGTCGTACCTGGACAACGCGGTCGACGTGGTGCTGGTGGTGCACGGCACGCTCATGCGGATGCTCGCGGTGTTCGCCGGGGCCGTGCCGTCGCAGTGGGCGCTGGACAACCGGATCCCCAACTGCGGGGTCATCGAGCTCGCACCGGACGGCGGCGGCTGGTCGTGCGAACGGTGGGGCGACCACCCGGGGCGGCCCGGCTACTGA
- a CDS encoding metallopeptidase family protein, with protein sequence MSLRVDETRFEELVDDALDSVPDALFEAMDNVVVLIADRHPDEPDLLGLYEGVALTERDTTYSGFLPDTITIYRGALCAFCSTEEELVHEVAVTVIHEIAHHFGIDEETLHELGWG encoded by the coding sequence GTGAGCCTGAGGGTCGACGAGACCCGCTTCGAGGAACTGGTGGACGACGCGTTGGACTCGGTCCCGGACGCGCTGTTCGAGGCGATGGACAACGTCGTGGTGCTCATCGCCGACCGCCACCCGGACGAGCCCGACCTGCTGGGCCTGTACGAGGGGGTGGCGCTGACCGAACGCGACACCACCTATTCGGGCTTCCTACCGGACACCATCACCATCTACCGGGGCGCGCTGTGCGCGTTCTGCTCCACCGAGGAGGAGCTGGTCCACGAGGTGGCGGTGACGGTGATCCACGAGATCGCACACCACTTCGGGATCGACGAGGAGACCCTCCACGAGCTCGGCTGGGGCTGA
- a CDS encoding LCP family protein — protein sequence MTDDPRRRHLTPEEAAELRRRARERRGYAEPGTPREASGRPDPAARRAPRTPGRERPVGRTGYQPRQQPEPLSPEERARYAARDRRDPADPRAARDPRSAGDPRAARDPRDPRAARDPRAARDPRDPRAARDPRDPRQPSAARGGTRDPYREPVDRRGRRPDRRPARGASGMPSGGRRTRRTPRRRIGPLRILGLVLVLVLTLGVVSVLWADSKLQRIDALTDYPGRGGNTPGTVTLLVGTDSREGLTAEQQAQLSTGSESDAGGKRTDTMMLVYTPRGGDRTMLISLPRDLLVDVPGYGENKLNAAYTFGGPPLLAQTLEQQTGVRIDHYAEIGFGGFAGIVDAVGGVDICIDEPISDPLAGLDLAAGCQTLAGPQALGFVRTRYGFAEQDLQRVRNQRQFLGALMRKTLSPGNLLNPFTAVPLLDSAAEAVTVDTGDHIWNLAMVMRRLSGDPLTVTAPHDGMSSGSVGSYLVWGPTTTGFFDAVASGRTPGPEYLDAGP from the coding sequence ATGACCGACGACCCCAGGCGCCGGCACCTCACCCCGGAGGAGGCCGCCGAGCTCCGGCGACGCGCGCGCGAGCGCCGCGGTTACGCCGAACCCGGCACTCCGCGCGAAGCGTCGGGCCGGCCCGACCCGGCCGCCCGGCGGGCCCCGCGCACCCCGGGCCGTGAGCGGCCGGTGGGTCGCACCGGCTACCAACCGCGACAGCAGCCCGAGCCGCTGTCCCCGGAGGAACGGGCGCGGTACGCCGCACGTGACCGCCGCGACCCAGCGGACCCCCGTGCCGCACGAGATCCGCGCTCCGCCGGTGACCCCCGGGCCGCACGTGACCCCCGCGATCCGCGGGCGGCACGCGACCCCCGGGCCGCACGCGACCCACGCGACCCCCGTGCCGCTCGCGACCCTCGCGACCCGAGGCAGCCGTCGGCCGCCCGGGGCGGCACGCGCGACCCCTACCGCGAGCCCGTCGACCGGCGCGGCCGGCGACCCGACCGTCGGCCTGCGCGTGGGGCCTCCGGGATGCCGTCGGGAGGACGCCGCACGCGCCGCACGCCACGGCGACGGATCGGACCGCTGCGGATCCTCGGCCTGGTGCTGGTCCTCGTACTCACGCTGGGAGTGGTCAGCGTCCTGTGGGCGGACTCGAAACTGCAGCGGATCGACGCACTGACCGATTACCCGGGGCGCGGCGGCAACACGCCCGGCACCGTCACCCTGCTCGTGGGCACCGACTCGAGGGAGGGGTTGACCGCCGAGCAACAGGCCCAGCTGTCGACCGGCTCGGAGTCCGATGCCGGCGGCAAGCGCACCGACACGATGATGCTCGTCTACACCCCCCGCGGCGGGGACCGGACGATGCTCATCTCGCTACCCCGCGACCTGCTGGTCGACGTCCCCGGGTACGGCGAGAACAAACTCAACGCCGCCTACACCTTCGGCGGACCGCCCCTGCTCGCCCAGACGTTGGAGCAGCAGACCGGCGTCCGGATCGACCACTACGCGGAGATCGGGTTCGGCGGGTTCGCCGGGATCGTCGACGCCGTGGGCGGGGTGGACATCTGCATCGACGAGCCCATCAGCGATCCGCTCGCGGGCCTCGACCTGGCCGCCGGATGTCAGACCCTCGCCGGCCCGCAGGCCCTGGGCTTCGTACGCACCCGCTACGGTTTCGCCGAGCAGGACCTCCAGCGCGTCCGCAACCAGCGACAGTTCCTCGGCGCGCTCATGCGCAAGACGCTCTCGCCCGGGAACCTGCTCAACCCGTTCACCGCGGTGCCGCTGCTGGACTCGGCGGCGGAGGCCGTCACCGTGGACACCGGCGACCACATCTGGAACCTCGCCATGGTGATGCGCAGGCTCAGCGGGGACCCGCTCACCGTGACCGCGCCACACGACGGGATGTCCTCCGGGTCCGTGGGGTCCTACCTCGTGTG
- the pheA gene encoding prephenate dehydratase, with protein MVTVAYLGPPGTFTDAALHRLRTDVRTSTLLGDAEAVPAGTPDEALAMVRAGTADYACVPFENSVDGTVNPTSDALAVGDRLQIFAETELDVEFSILVRPGTTAADVRVLRTHPVAAAQVRRWVGVHLPQAHIETTSSTAAGAEEVAAGTADATAAPARAGEINGLVALAENVADVGGARTRFVLVGRPGPPPARTGSDRTCVIFGLPHEPNSLVQALTELSIRDIDLTRIGSRPTRVERFTYLFHVDLVGHIEDPAVAEALVALRHRTADLRYLGSWPVADGDEAGAPPPDRAAELDWLDRLRRGEDAG; from the coding sequence GTGGTCACCGTCGCCTACCTCGGCCCGCCCGGCACGTTCACCGATGCCGCCCTGCACCGACTGCGCACCGACGTGCGCACCTCGACGCTGCTCGGCGACGCCGAGGCGGTCCCCGCCGGCACCCCCGACGAGGCGCTGGCGATGGTCCGCGCCGGCACCGCCGACTACGCGTGCGTCCCGTTCGAGAACTCGGTCGACGGCACCGTCAACCCGACCAGCGACGCACTCGCGGTGGGGGACCGGCTGCAGATCTTCGCCGAGACCGAGCTCGACGTGGAGTTCTCCATCCTGGTGCGGCCCGGCACCACCGCCGCCGACGTCCGCGTCCTGCGGACCCACCCCGTCGCCGCCGCGCAGGTCCGCCGCTGGGTGGGCGTGCACCTGCCGCAGGCGCACATCGAGACCACCTCCTCCACCGCGGCCGGTGCCGAGGAGGTCGCAGCCGGCACCGCCGACGCCACCGCGGCCCCCGCGCGGGCCGGTGAGATCAACGGACTGGTCGCGCTGGCCGAGAACGTCGCCGACGTGGGCGGTGCCCGCACCCGGTTCGTGCTGGTCGGTCGCCCCGGCCCGCCGCCGGCGCGCACCGGCAGTGACCGGACCTGCGTGATCTTCGGACTGCCCCACGAGCCCAATTCCCTGGTCCAGGCGCTCACGGAATTGTCGATCCGCGACATCGACCTCACCCGCATCGGCTCCCGACCCACCCGCGTCGAGCGGTTCACCTACCTGTTCCACGTGGACCTCGTCGGCCACATCGAGGACCCGGCGGTGGCCGAGGCGCTCGTCGCCCTGCGCCACCGGACCGCGGACCTGCGCTACCTCGGGTCGTGGCCCGTCGCGGACGGTGACGAGGCTGGCGCCCCGCCGCCGGACCGCGCCGCCGAACTCGACTGGCTGGACCGCCTGCGTCGCGGGGAGGACGCCGGGTGA